The Trichosurus vulpecula isolate mTriVul1 chromosome 4, mTriVul1.pri, whole genome shotgun sequence genome contains a region encoding:
- the IHH gene encoding indian hedgehog protein, whose translation MSPARLRPRLRLLLLLLLLLAPAAWGCGPGRVVGSRRRPPRKLVPLAYKQFSPNVPEKTLGASGRYEGKIARSSERFKELTPNYNPDIIFKDEENTGADRLMTQRCKDRLNSLAISVMNQWPGVKLRVTEGWDEDGHHSEESLHYEGRAVDITTSDRDRNKYGLLARLAVEAGFDWVYYESKAHVHCSVKSEHSAAAKTGGCFPAGARVRLENGAQVALSALRPGDRVLAMGEDGNPIFSDVLIFLDREPAIQRAFHVIETLDPPRRLTLTPAHLLFTADNHTEPATGFRATFASQVQPGQYVLVAGVPGLQPARVSAVSTRTAPGAYAPLTKHGTLVVEDVVASCFATVAEQRLAQLAFWPLRLYHSLSWGSRTPGEGVHWYPQLLYRLGRLLLDEDSFHPLGMAGMGS comes from the exons ATGTCTCCGGCCCGGCTCCGGCCCCGACTCCGGCtcttgctgctactgctgctgctgctggcgcCGGCGGCATGGGGCTGCGGGCCGGGCCGGGTGGTGGGAAGCCGCCGCCGGCCGCCGCGGAAGCTGGTGCCACTAGCCTATAAGCAGTTCAGCCCCAACGTGCCCGAGAAGACTCTGGGCGCCAGCGGGCGCTACGAAGGGAAGATCGCGCGGAGCTCCGAGCGCTTCAAGGAGCTCACCCCCAACTACAATCCCGACATCATCTTCAAGGACGAGGAGAACACGGGCGCCGACCGTCTCATGACCCAG CGTTGCAAGGACCGTCTGAACTCGTTGGCCATCTCGGTGATGAACCAGTGGCCAGGCGTGAAGCTGAGGGTGACGGAAGGCTGGGACGAGGACGGCCACCACTCCGAGGAGTCGCTGCACTACGAAGGTCGCGCCGTGGACATTACCACGTCGGACCGCGACCGGAACAAGTATGGGCTCCTGGCAAGGCTGGCAGTGGAGGCCGGCTTCGACTGGGTCTACTATGAGTCCAAGGCGCATGTACACTGCTCGGTCAAGTCTG AGCACTCAGCTGCAGCCAAGACTGGCGGCTGTTTTCCAGCAGGAGCCAGGGTTCGCCTGGAAAATGGGGCTCAAGTGGCCCTGTCTGCCTTGCGACCAGGGGACCGGGTACTGGCCATGGGGGAGGATGGGAACCCAATCTTCAGTGATGTGCTCATCTTCCTGGATCGGGAGCCAGCCATTCAGAGGGCCTTCCATGTTATAGAGACCCTGGACCCACCCCGGCGTCTGACACTTACACCAGCACACCTGCTGTTCACTGCAGATAACCACACAGAGCCTGCTACTGGTTTTCGGGCTACCTTTGCCAGCCAAGTGCAGCCTGGCCAGTACGTGCTGGTGGCAGGGGTGCCAGGGCTGCAGCCTGCCAGGGTGTCAGCTGTTTCCACTCGAACAGCCCCAGGGGCCTATGCCCCTCTCACGAAGCATGGGACTCTGGTGGTTGAAGATGTAGTGGCCTCCTGTTTTGCAACTGTGGCTGAGCAGCGCCTAGCTCAGCTGGCTTTCTGGCCCCTTCGTCTCTACCACAGTCTGTCATGGGGCAGCAGGACCCCAGGAGAGGGTGTACATTGGTACCCTCAGCTGCTCTACCGCCTGGGGCGCCTCTTGCTGGATGAAGACAGTTTCCATCCCTTGGGAATGGCAGGGATGGGCAGCTGA